A stretch of the Gossypium hirsutum isolate 1008001.06 chromosome D07, Gossypium_hirsutum_v2.1, whole genome shotgun sequence genome encodes the following:
- the LOC107953668 gene encoding protein CHUP1, chloroplastic isoform X2 translates to MIFRVSILVVASLAAFAVSPLNTKQRLKKQHSMLSGKGCSSTQETEELGGEKFGDDISEEDMQNEEGTEVVNTKNLNPNTEIEHSQNPINELESRRLTLERKLLELHSLKEKLSCIAYLQKDLTGKTAEIGKLNFTIAALKAEIKDLQEIIRQGNMEVKQLDMAKQLIEELQRKNGNGSQIKGQIILLEEQLSGFTAIETSTGDALVNNRLEDIKNIELKVIKKRRRNKELELEKREIFVKLYAAHAKLSALSDMTQNKTIGKISELRQANEDLANKVNILQKSRFDMVEELVYQRWLNVCLRAEIKEYQTSSRKTSEKEVQKASDQKTSKIITQYPDTNSTWSYTSSTDSEEIDSSTIDSSSSSQRSISKNSSTCWRSMDDGSSVVSSPNKSSTGSPADRTGIIRRFSTSMLPSKELTETMEMPNLTKVRRVSFNADVEAVSSVKIVLTKSVEG, encoded by the exons ATGATATTCCGGGTCAGCATCTTAGTTGTTGCTTCACTTGCTGCTTTCGCTGTTTCTCCACTCAATACCAAGCAGCGGTTAAAGAAGCAACATTCTATGCTTTCAG GAAAAGGTTGCTCAAGCACTCAAGAAACGGAGGAATTGGGAGGAGAAAAGTTTGGAGATGATATTTCA GAAGAGGACATGCAAAATGAGGAGGGGACTGAAGTGGTTAACACAAAGAATTTGAACCCAAATACAGAAATAGAGCATTCACAGAATCCCATTAATGAGTTGGAGAGCAGGAGATTGACCCTTGAAAGGAAACTGCTTGAGTTGCATAGTCTAAAAGAGAAGTTGTCATGCATTGCTTATTTGCAGAAGGATTTAACTGGCAAAACTGCAGAAATTGGCAAGCTCAATTTCACAATTGCTGCACTTAAGGCTGAGATAAAGGATCTTCAAGAAATTATAAGGCAGGGTAACATGGAAGTGAAGCAGCTAGACATGGCAAAGCAGTTGATAGAGGAATTGCAGAGGAAAAATGGCAATGGTAGCCAGATAAAGGGGCAGATAATTTTGCTTGAAGAGCAATTATCCGGATTTACAGCCATTGAAACCTCTACTGGAGATGCTTTGGTTAATAACAGGCTTGAagatattaaaaatattgaattaaaagttattaaaaagaggAGGAGAAACAAAGAACTTGAGCTTGAAAAGAGAGAAATTTTTGTCAAGTTATATGCTGCTCATGCTAAACTATCTGCACTTTCTGACATGACACAG AATAAGACTATTGGCAAGATTAGTGAACTGAGGCAGGCCAATGAGGACCTTGCAAACAAAGTTAACATACTGCAGAAGAGTAGATTTGACATGGTTGAGGAACTAGTGTACCAACGTTGGCTTAATGTTTGCTTGAGGGCTGAAATCAAAGAATATCAAACATCATCAAGAAAGACCTCGGAAAAGGAAGTTCAGAAGGCTTCAGACCAGAAAACTAGCAAGATAATTACACAATACCCCGACACGAACAGCACTTGGTCATATACCTCATCGACTGATAGTGAAGAGATAGATAGTAGCACCATTGATAGCTCTTCAAGTAGCCAGAGGAGCATTAGCAAGAATTCTAGCACATGTTGGAGAAGCATGGATGACGGTTCTAGTGTTGTTTCATCACCAAACAAGTCCTCCACTGGAAGTCCTGCGGACAGAACTGGCATCATACGCAGGTTTTCTACTTCAATGTTGCCTTCAAAGGAACTTACTGAAACTATGGAAATGCCAAATCTTACAAAAGTAAGGCGAGTTTCATTCAATGCTGATGTGGAAGCAGTTTCATCAGTAAAGATAGTTTTGACAAAATCAGTAGAAGGGTAA
- the LOC107953668 gene encoding protein CHUP1, chloroplastic isoform X1, which translates to MIFRVSILVVASLAAFAVSPLNTKQRLKKQHSMLSGKGCSSTQETEELGGEKFGDDISFLQEEDMQNEEGTEVVNTKNLNPNTEIEHSQNPINELESRRLTLERKLLELHSLKEKLSCIAYLQKDLTGKTAEIGKLNFTIAALKAEIKDLQEIIRQGNMEVKQLDMAKQLIEELQRKNGNGSQIKGQIILLEEQLSGFTAIETSTGDALVNNRLEDIKNIELKVIKKRRRNKELELEKREIFVKLYAAHAKLSALSDMTQNKTIGKISELRQANEDLANKVNILQKSRFDMVEELVYQRWLNVCLRAEIKEYQTSSRKTSEKEVQKASDQKTSKIITQYPDTNSTWSYTSSTDSEEIDSSTIDSSSSSQRSISKNSSTCWRSMDDGSSVVSSPNKSSTGSPADRTGIIRRFSTSMLPSKELTETMEMPNLTKVRRVSFNADVEAVSSVKIVLTKSVEG; encoded by the exons ATGATATTCCGGGTCAGCATCTTAGTTGTTGCTTCACTTGCTGCTTTCGCTGTTTCTCCACTCAATACCAAGCAGCGGTTAAAGAAGCAACATTCTATGCTTTCAG GAAAAGGTTGCTCAAGCACTCAAGAAACGGAGGAATTGGGAGGAGAAAAGTTTGGAGATGATATTTCA TTCTTGCAGGAAGAGGACATGCAAAATGAGGAGGGGACTGAAGTGGTTAACACAAAGAATTTGAACCCAAATACAGAAATAGAGCATTCACAGAATCCCATTAATGAGTTGGAGAGCAGGAGATTGACCCTTGAAAGGAAACTGCTTGAGTTGCATAGTCTAAAAGAGAAGTTGTCATGCATTGCTTATTTGCAGAAGGATTTAACTGGCAAAACTGCAGAAATTGGCAAGCTCAATTTCACAATTGCTGCACTTAAGGCTGAGATAAAGGATCTTCAAGAAATTATAAGGCAGGGTAACATGGAAGTGAAGCAGCTAGACATGGCAAAGCAGTTGATAGAGGAATTGCAGAGGAAAAATGGCAATGGTAGCCAGATAAAGGGGCAGATAATTTTGCTTGAAGAGCAATTATCCGGATTTACAGCCATTGAAACCTCTACTGGAGATGCTTTGGTTAATAACAGGCTTGAagatattaaaaatattgaattaaaagttattaaaaagaggAGGAGAAACAAAGAACTTGAGCTTGAAAAGAGAGAAATTTTTGTCAAGTTATATGCTGCTCATGCTAAACTATCTGCACTTTCTGACATGACACAG AATAAGACTATTGGCAAGATTAGTGAACTGAGGCAGGCCAATGAGGACCTTGCAAACAAAGTTAACATACTGCAGAAGAGTAGATTTGACATGGTTGAGGAACTAGTGTACCAACGTTGGCTTAATGTTTGCTTGAGGGCTGAAATCAAAGAATATCAAACATCATCAAGAAAGACCTCGGAAAAGGAAGTTCAGAAGGCTTCAGACCAGAAAACTAGCAAGATAATTACACAATACCCCGACACGAACAGCACTTGGTCATATACCTCATCGACTGATAGTGAAGAGATAGATAGTAGCACCATTGATAGCTCTTCAAGTAGCCAGAGGAGCATTAGCAAGAATTCTAGCACATGTTGGAGAAGCATGGATGACGGTTCTAGTGTTGTTTCATCACCAAACAAGTCCTCCACTGGAAGTCCTGCGGACAGAACTGGCATCATACGCAGGTTTTCTACTTCAATGTTGCCTTCAAAGGAACTTACTGAAACTATGGAAATGCCAAATCTTACAAAAGTAAGGCGAGTTTCATTCAATGCTGATGTGGAAGCAGTTTCATCAGTAAAGATAGTTTTGACAAAATCAGTAGAAGGGTAA